A genomic window from Flavobacterium hankyongi includes:
- a CDS encoding SDR family oxidoreductase, with product MKKFNEKVAVITGGNSGIGYATAKKLKEKGDKVIITGRRKEAIEKAALELGVVGMIADQSNLKDISNLASVVHKQFGKIDMLLINAGITKVAPIESTSEDMFDEIMDINFKGAFFTLSMFIPFLNDGASVVFLSSTSATISPPNASVYAASKAALNAVMKIAAVELAPRKIRVNAVSPGPVATEIMDKLGLDENIESQMINSIPLLRFGKPYEVASLITYLLSDEALFITGSEFLIDGGQSI from the coding sequence ATGAAAAAATTTAATGAAAAAGTCGCTGTTATCACAGGTGGTAATAGCGGAATTGGATATGCAACAGCGAAAAAGCTTAAAGAAAAAGGTGATAAGGTTATTATAACTGGAAGAAGAAAAGAAGCAATAGAAAAAGCTGCTTTAGAATTAGGTGTTGTTGGAATGATAGCTGACCAATCCAATCTCAAAGACATCAGTAATTTAGCATCGGTAGTTCATAAACAATTTGGCAAAATAGATATGTTGCTAATCAATGCTGGAATAACTAAAGTTGCTCCAATAGAATCAACATCTGAAGATATGTTTGATGAAATAATGGATATTAACTTTAAAGGAGCTTTTTTTACATTAAGCATGTTTATCCCCTTTCTGAATGATGGCGCTTCGGTGGTATTTTTATCTTCAACATCTGCAACAATTTCTCCACCAAACGCTTCAGTATATGCAGCAAGTAAAGCCGCATTAAATGCTGTTATGAAAATTGCAGCAGTGGAATTGGCTCCAAGAAAAATAAGAGTCAATGCAGTAAGCCCTGGTCCAGTAGCTACTGAAATCATGGACAAACTTGGTCTTGATGAAAATATAGAAAGTCAGATGATAAACAGTATTCCTTTATTGCGTTTTGGAAAACCATACGAAGTAGCCAGTTTAATAACCTATTTATTGAGTGATGAAGCTTTGTTTATCACTGGTTCTGAATTTTTAATTGATGGTGGGCAATCTATTTAA
- a CDS encoding SDR family NAD(P)-dependent oxidoreductase: protein MRQTNYQGALQQPIGSGFNATSTTNDVIKGIDLKGKVVIVTGGNAGIGLETTITLANAGATVIVPARDVEKAKKNLEGIENVEVETMDIMNPASIDAFAEKFLASNRPLHLLINNAGIMWVPLRRDSRGFESQLATNYLGQFHLTARLFPALKKANGARVINVSSLGHQMAPFNFDDPNFLDREYETLQAYGQSKTASNLFSLELDNRAKAFNVRAYSLHPGSIAGTELGREASLELFQKMGFLDADGNMLPEVAARLKSIPQGAATTVWCATTNTLDNIGGVYCEDVDIARLANENSAGAHGVELYSLDESNAKRLWDLSEQMTGIKFQIS from the coding sequence ATGAGACAGACTAATTATCAAGGAGCGTTACAACAGCCAATAGGTTCAGGATTTAACGCAACATCAACAACAAATGATGTAATTAAAGGAATTGACCTTAAAGGGAAAGTTGTTATTGTAACAGGTGGAAATGCAGGCATTGGTCTTGAAACCACTATAACACTTGCAAATGCTGGAGCAACAGTAATTGTACCAGCGAGAGACGTTGAAAAAGCCAAGAAAAATCTTGAAGGTATTGAAAATGTAGAAGTAGAAACAATGGACATTATGAATCCAGCTTCTATAGATGCATTTGCAGAAAAATTTCTTGCTTCAAACAGACCTTTGCACTTGCTTATAAACAATGCTGGTATTATGTGGGTACCATTACGTAGAGACAGCAGAGGTTTTGAATCACAATTGGCAACCAATTATTTAGGACAATTTCATTTAACGGCAAGATTATTTCCTGCACTTAAAAAGGCTAATGGTGCCAGAGTAATCAACGTATCTTCTCTTGGTCATCAAATGGCTCCTTTCAATTTTGATGACCCAAATTTCCTTGACAGAGAATACGAAACCTTACAGGCTTACGGACAATCAAAAACGGCTAGCAATTTATTTTCCCTTGAGCTTGACAATCGTGCAAAAGCATTCAATGTAAGAGCATATTCATTGCACCCTGGTTCAATTGCTGGAACCGAATTAGGTAGAGAAGCTTCGTTAGAATTATTTCAAAAAATGGGTTTCTTGGATGCTGATGGAAATATGTTACCTGAAGTGGCAGCAAGATTAAAATCAATCCCCCAAGGTGCTGCTACAACTGTGTGGTGTGCTACAACAAACACACTTGACAATATAGGTGGAGTCTATTGTGAAGATGTTGACATTGCCAGATTAGCTAATGAGAATAGTGCTGGAGCGCATGGTGTTGAACTTTACTCTTTGGACGAATCAAACGCAAAAAGATTATGGGATTTAAGTGAACAAATGACAGGTATAAAATTCCAAATTTCTTAA
- a CDS encoding DUF1826 domain-containing protein — MNHSFSDSNQIGIVSSFAALVATDFKGETNALCWYRNLNGDFKEIVSQLSLKENITVVTPQDLTALHLTEKGNSAREIILNDLQLLTNAGASPTLNLLKCYERDDEFDFISTDVYSFHVDRSPIATDTFLCTYHGAASDIISNAQATQKILIPEIHAKLKKLHNGPEEEFENFLKENYFDLHYQAHEGTEPINLGLGHLWRLAVDHPNQQVLPCIHRAPIENEGEYRLLLIC; from the coding sequence ATGAACCATTCATTTTCAGACAGCAACCAAATTGGGATCGTATCCAGTTTCGCTGCACTTGTAGCTACTGACTTCAAAGGTGAAACAAATGCGCTATGTTGGTACAGGAATTTGAATGGGGATTTTAAAGAGATTGTTTCTCAGTTATCTCTGAAAGAAAATATAACCGTAGTTACTCCCCAAGATCTAACCGCACTTCATCTCACCGAAAAAGGAAATAGTGCACGTGAAATAATTTTAAATGATTTACAATTATTAACTAATGCTGGAGCTTCGCCAACGCTTAATTTATTGAAGTGTTATGAGCGCGATGATGAATTTGATTTTATATCGACTGATGTGTATTCGTTTCATGTGGATCGTTCACCCATTGCAACAGACACTTTTTTATGTACTTATCATGGAGCAGCAAGTGATATTATTTCTAATGCACAAGCCACACAAAAAATTCTAATTCCAGAAATCCACGCCAAGCTAAAAAAGCTACATAATGGCCCTGAGGAAGAATTTGAAAACTTTTTGAAGGAGAATTACTTCGACTTACATTATCAGGCACATGAGGGTACAGAACCCATTAACTTAGGTTTAGGACACTTATGGAGACTGGCTGTAGATCATCCAAACCAACAAGTACTACCTTGTATTCATAGAGCACCAATAGAAAATGAAGGAGAGTATCGGTTATTGTTGATTTGTTAA
- a CDS encoding fatty acid desaturase family protein, with protein sequence MSQAPFEDSFAQTLRERINNYFKENNISVKANRSMKIKMVTGLLWWSLSYLFIYLFSFDKLSFFLLYVFHGWGHIFFSFNVGHDALHNAISKKNRINKLWAYSYDLLGVNTYMWRFMHHQGHHSCLNVTDEDMSLETAGFFRLSDKQKLKPYHKYQHYYAFIIYGLYLLYYVFYKDFKYFFMKENIHLKGVKHPVSEWIILFAGKAFYLLYMLILPLVLLPFGWAFIVFTFVFTLFMIGLVMSFTFQTTHIIDSTYFPKHNDEYENYVYHVFATTADYSVDNNLSNWFFGGLNIHIIHHLRSDICHIHYQKLTRIIKEVAAEYGVPYRENKTVYSAFKSHMTALKLLGNGSLDREISTSLNYARFIKS encoded by the coding sequence ATGTCACAAGCGCCTTTTGAAGATTCGTTCGCACAGACACTCCGAGAACGGATCAATAATTATTTTAAAGAAAATAATATTTCGGTAAAAGCGAACCGGAGCATGAAAATAAAAATGGTTACCGGTTTGTTATGGTGGTCACTTTCGTACCTGTTCATTTATTTATTTTCTTTTGATAAATTATCATTTTTCTTGTTGTATGTTTTTCACGGATGGGGACATATTTTCTTTTCTTTTAATGTGGGTCATGACGCCTTACATAACGCAATTTCCAAAAAAAACCGTATCAATAAATTGTGGGCTTACAGCTATGATCTTTTAGGTGTGAATACCTATATGTGGCGTTTCATGCACCATCAGGGGCATCATTCTTGCTTGAATGTTACCGATGAAGACATGTCGCTCGAAACGGCTGGTTTTTTTAGACTTTCAGACAAACAGAAATTAAAGCCTTATCATAAGTATCAACATTATTATGCTTTCATTATTTACGGTTTGTATTTGTTGTACTATGTTTTCTATAAAGATTTCAAATATTTTTTTATGAAAGAAAACATACATTTAAAGGGTGTCAAACATCCCGTATCTGAATGGATTATCCTTTTTGCTGGCAAAGCATTTTATCTTTTGTATATGCTTATCCTGCCATTAGTGTTACTGCCTTTTGGATGGGCTTTTATTGTTTTTACTTTTGTGTTCACTTTGTTCATGATTGGATTGGTGATGTCGTTTACTTTTCAGACTACCCATATAATCGATTCCACTTATTTTCCGAAGCACAACGACGAATATGAAAATTATGTATATCATGTTTTTGCAACCACTGCCGATTATTCGGTTGACAACAACTTGTCGAATTGGTTTTTTGGCGGATTAAACATTCATATCATTCACCATCTCCGTTCTGATATTTGTCATATTCATTATCAGAAACTCACCCGCATCATTAAAGAAGTTGCAGCCGAATATGGTGTACCCTACAGGGAAAACAAAACGGTTTACAGTGCGTTCAAGTCGCATATGACAGCCTTAAAATTATTGGGCAACGGTAGTTTGGATAGGGAAATAAGCACGAGCCTTAATTACGCACGGTTTATTAAGAGTTGA
- a CDS encoding c-type cytochrome, which yields MFNSLFIALQSVTPVPKDLPLPLPLPEWLLVTILVISFLVHILFVNLMLGGSLLTLWSQIKGLKNKEYDILAHEIATTITVNKSIAVVMGIAPLLSINVLYTVYFYSANALTGLMWIAVIPLVTVAFLLTYLHKYTWKLLENNKPVHISILAVAVIIFLFIPFIFLTNINLMLFPEKWALVKGFFSAMILPNVFPRYFHFIFASLSITGLFLHWYMGRKNYPFESIFPTFTRYELKKKGYSLALVASVIQFLIGPLVLLTLPSKGLGWNLVAVIFTGAAFALPAMWMMWKGIQGDESTIDKDFKKVLILMTITVVFMGSGRQIYRANALEKHRALVKLKTEQFQQIKKEAITKNKKAEAQESTANLTEAQKGENVFKQNCTACHKPDVKLVGPPVIEMASIYKGNKAGLQSWIKKPGKKRPDAPQMPGFEAQLNQEQLDQLSEYILTIK from the coding sequence ATGTTTAATAGTTTATTTATAGCACTACAAAGCGTTACACCTGTTCCCAAAGATTTGCCATTACCATTACCATTGCCTGAGTGGTTATTAGTTACCATACTCGTAATTTCATTTTTGGTGCATATCCTGTTTGTAAACCTTATGCTTGGAGGTTCATTGCTTACTCTTTGGTCACAAATAAAAGGATTAAAAAATAAAGAATATGATATTTTGGCCCATGAAATAGCCACAACAATCACAGTAAATAAAAGTATCGCTGTTGTAATGGGAATAGCTCCATTATTAAGTATTAATGTGCTTTATACAGTCTATTTCTATTCTGCAAATGCACTTACAGGATTAATGTGGATAGCTGTTATTCCATTGGTAACAGTAGCATTTTTACTAACATACTTACATAAGTATACTTGGAAATTATTAGAAAATAATAAGCCTGTACATATTTCAATTTTAGCGGTTGCAGTAATCATCTTTTTGTTTATTCCATTCATATTTTTAACGAACATTAATTTGATGCTTTTCCCTGAAAAATGGGCTTTAGTCAAAGGTTTTTTCAGTGCCATGATCTTGCCCAATGTTTTCCCTAGATATTTCCATTTTATCTTTGCTTCACTTTCAATTACTGGCTTGTTCTTGCATTGGTATATGGGAAGAAAAAATTATCCATTTGAAAGTATCTTTCCAACATTCACTCGATATGAATTAAAGAAAAAAGGATATTCATTAGCATTAGTCGCTTCAGTAATTCAGTTTTTAATTGGCCCATTAGTATTGTTGACATTACCCTCTAAAGGATTGGGATGGAATTTAGTAGCCGTAATATTCACAGGCGCTGCATTTGCTCTTCCTGCCATGTGGATGATGTGGAAAGGAATTCAAGGTGATGAAAGTACTATTGATAAAGATTTTAAAAAAGTATTGATTTTAATGACAATTACTGTTGTGTTTATGGGGTCGGGTCGACAAATATACAGAGCTAACGCATTAGAAAAACACAGAGCATTAGTCAAATTAAAAACTGAACAATTCCAACAAATCAAAAAAGAAGCTATTACAAAAAACAAAAAAGCAGAGGCTCAAGAAAGCACTGCTAATTTAACCGAAGCACAAAAAGGAGAAAATGTATTCAAACAAAACTGTACAGCCTGTCACAAACCCGATGTAAAACTAGTTGGACCTCCAGTTATTGAAATGGCTTCTATATATAAAGGTAATAAAGCAGGATTACAAAGTTGGATTAAGAAACCCGGTAAAAAACGTCCAGATGCGCCCCAAATGCCGGGATTTGAAGCTCAATTAAATCAAGAACAGTTAGATCAATTATCTGAATATATTCTAACAATCAAATAA
- a CDS encoding c-type cytochrome, which produces MDFPMFHLDWLNNRMLIAIIAILHVIINHGLAVGFMPFVTWLEQRGVSRSGKDQITDLEWDNMVYKIMKVAFIITTTIGAMTGVGIWFSVALVSPASIGSLIRVFYWAWFIEWLVFVTEVILIMVYFLTWKNSNSSLKAKMRHINFGWYLSVFSWVTMAIIVSILGFMMDPGNWETNKSLLNGFTNPIYLPQLLFRTPTAMLVAGIFGMLLITLFTKAGSNLRLNAVKYASKWLLLWAPISLIGAYIYYNAMPDAMTANMSTAVGTIDFAQYYDLLKYFVAGGVGFTLIVGIIGVYKTKFLKPYMVIVPVVIAIAYLGFFERVREFIRKPYVIGQYMYSNLLLEDDYVVYKQDGILKHATYTSVNEVTEENKIEAGKNVFTIACSRCHTAQGVNSIVYVFDRMYGSTGKPFDIASMAAYMPNMHTARNFMPEFPGNEKEAEALATYIKYLQQTGDVLEGAQEEGVSVNPNNSASSLINKSN; this is translated from the coding sequence ATGGACTTCCCAATGTTTCATTTAGATTGGCTAAATAATAGAATGCTTATTGCAATCATTGCCATTCTTCACGTTATTATCAACCATGGTTTAGCCGTAGGGTTTATGCCTTTTGTTACTTGGTTAGAACAAAGAGGAGTATCTCGAAGTGGTAAAGATCAAATTACCGATTTAGAATGGGATAATATGGTTTACAAAATAATGAAAGTGGCTTTTATTATTACAACAACTATAGGGGCTATGACAGGAGTGGGAATTTGGTTTTCAGTAGCACTTGTCAGCCCTGCTTCCATTGGTAGTTTGATAAGAGTTTTTTATTGGGCTTGGTTCATTGAATGGCTAGTTTTTGTTACAGAAGTTATCTTAATAATGGTTTATTTCCTTACTTGGAAAAATAGCAATAGCTCTCTAAAGGCAAAAATGAGACACATCAATTTCGGTTGGTATTTGAGTGTTTTTTCATGGGTAACTATGGCAATTATAGTTTCAATTCTTGGCTTTATGATGGATCCTGGTAATTGGGAAACCAATAAAAGCTTATTGAATGGTTTTACTAATCCAATCTATCTACCGCAATTACTATTTAGAACCCCAACTGCAATGTTAGTGGCAGGAATTTTTGGTATGCTATTGATTACACTATTTACTAAAGCAGGAAGTAATTTGCGACTTAATGCAGTAAAATATGCATCGAAGTGGTTATTGCTTTGGGCTCCAATTTCATTAATAGGCGCATACATATATTACAATGCAATGCCCGATGCAATGACAGCAAATATGAGTACTGCTGTTGGTACAATTGATTTTGCACAATATTATGATTTATTAAAATATTTCGTTGCTGGCGGAGTCGGTTTTACATTAATTGTTGGAATAATTGGTGTGTATAAAACTAAATTTTTGAAGCCTTATATGGTTATTGTTCCTGTAGTAATTGCTATTGCTTATTTAGGTTTCTTTGAAAGAGTAAGAGAGTTTATAAGAAAGCCTTATGTTATTGGTCAATATATGTATTCAAATCTATTACTAGAAGATGATTATGTAGTTTACAAGCAAGACGGAATATTAAAGCACGCTACTTACACTTCAGTAAATGAGGTTACAGAAGAAAATAAAATTGAAGCTGGTAAAAATGTATTTACTATTGCTTGTAGCCGTTGCCATACTGCTCAAGGAGTAAATAGTATTGTATATGTTTTTGACAGAATGTATGGAAGTACTGGAAAACCATTTGATATTGCTTCAATGGCGGCTTACATGCCAAATATGCATACAGCAAGGAATTTTATGCCCGAATTTCCGGGTAATGAAAAAGAAGCTGAAGCATTGGCTACCTATATAAAATATTTGCAACAAACAGGTGATGTTTTGGAAGGAGCGCAAGAGGAAGGTGTTTCTGTAAACCCTAATAATTCAGCATCATCTTTAATCAATAAATCAAATTAG
- a CDS encoding GEVED domain-containing protein produces MKKLYFLTLLISSLSFPQYSEFAWNTNGITVAGGNGSGSNTNQLNFPYSVIVDTNNNLYITDTQNHRIQKWTSGASEGVTVAGGNGAGANANQLNTPTCVWVDENQNIYVMDSFNNRIQKWDAGATTGTTVAGGNGEGSALNQFNKPGGFYFRNNAFYIVDAGNNRIIKWILGETSGADIAGGTSGSAANQLANPTVNGTIYVDANENLYVTDYVNNRVQKFVPGNTNATTVAGGNGSGTEPNQLKAPNGIFMLPNGRMMISEYTGRRINMWVEGESQGTIVAGGNGNGSAPNQFKSPRGNFISANGDLYVTDMANHRIQKFTKIAYTPTCNDNLGGSLEPSFITFKINGTTFDHNTYSQPTEYYHAYPQTTTLNAGQAYDIYTFTSSESVVGIWMDYNQNNIFEATEYTELVNNMNSQNTTSFTVSNTSNTGLVKMRIRSRAFGSNIGNSNACTTFGSGETRDYIFTVNNSLSIDDNSFNTKIKLYPNPTSDFINIESSKKIKNVAVYNMMGQLVLNRVSNKVDISNLSKGTFILEVTSIDGQKSKNKIVKK; encoded by the coding sequence ATGAAAAAACTTTATTTTCTAACACTCTTAATCTCCTCACTTAGCTTTCCTCAATATTCTGAGTTTGCATGGAATACAAATGGTATAACTGTAGCTGGTGGAAATGGTTCAGGAAGCAATACAAATCAACTAAATTTTCCATATTCGGTAATCGTTGATACAAATAACAATTTATACATTACCGACACACAAAATCACCGAATTCAAAAATGGACAAGTGGAGCAAGCGAAGGTGTGACAGTTGCTGGTGGTAATGGAGCTGGGGCAAATGCCAATCAATTAAATACTCCAACCTGTGTTTGGGTCGATGAAAACCAAAACATCTATGTAATGGATTCGTTTAATAATCGTATTCAAAAATGGGATGCTGGTGCAACTACAGGAACAACTGTTGCTGGTGGAAATGGTGAAGGCTCAGCTTTAAACCAATTCAACAAACCTGGAGGATTTTATTTTCGAAACAATGCTTTTTATATTGTAGATGCAGGAAATAATCGAATTATAAAATGGATTTTGGGCGAAACTTCTGGAGCTGATATTGCAGGAGGAACGTCTGGAAGTGCTGCGAATCAATTAGCTAATCCAACAGTGAATGGAACTATTTATGTAGATGCAAATGAAAATCTATATGTAACTGATTACGTTAACAACAGAGTTCAAAAATTTGTACCTGGAAACACCAATGCAACTACTGTAGCTGGTGGAAATGGTTCAGGAACAGAACCTAACCAACTTAAAGCGCCAAATGGAATTTTTATGTTGCCTAACGGAAGAATGATGATTTCAGAATACACAGGAAGGAGAATAAACATGTGGGTTGAAGGTGAGTCACAAGGTACAATTGTAGCTGGTGGAAATGGCAACGGAAGTGCTCCAAACCAATTTAAAAGTCCAAGAGGAAATTTCATTTCTGCTAACGGTGATTTGTATGTGACCGATATGGCAAATCATAGAATTCAAAAGTTTACAAAAATAGCATATACTCCAACTTGTAATGATAATCTTGGCGGTAGTTTAGAACCTTCTTTTATAACATTTAAAATTAATGGAACCACATTTGACCACAATACGTATTCCCAACCGACAGAATACTATCATGCTTACCCTCAAACCACAACATTAAACGCAGGTCAAGCCTATGATATTTACACTTTCACATCATCAGAATCAGTAGTTGGTATTTGGATGGATTACAACCAAAATAATATTTTTGAAGCAACCGAATATACAGAATTGGTAAACAATATGAATTCTCAAAACACTACAAGTTTTACGGTTTCAAATACTTCTAATACAGGTTTGGTAAAAATGAGAATTCGTTCAAGAGCTTTCGGAAGCAATATAGGTAATTCAAATGCCTGCACCACCTTTGGTTCTGGTGAAACGAGAGATTATATTTTTACTGTAAATAATAGTTTAAGTATTGACGATAATTCTTTTAACACAAAAATAAAACTATATCCAAATCCAACATCCGATTTCATCAATATCGAAAGCTCAAAAAAAATTAAAAACGTTGCTGTTTACAATATGATGGGACAACTGGTTTTAAATAGGGTTTCCAATAAAGTGGATATTTCAAATTTATCAAAGGGTACTTTTATTCTTGAAGTTACTTCAATTGATGGTCAAAAAAGCAAAAATAAAATAGTAAAAAAATAA
- a CDS encoding YHS domain-containing protein translates to MKKLIYLLLIVITFSCNKKEANVVKETTSVIEPKNPLNKLKYDNKIDFYCKMDITKYGVSDTTHYKGKLYGFCAKMCKDEFLKNPEMYLAKK, encoded by the coding sequence ATGAAAAAACTAATCTATCTGTTGTTAATTGTAATAACATTCAGTTGCAACAAAAAAGAAGCTAACGTAGTAAAAGAAACTACTAGCGTTATTGAACCAAAGAATCCACTAAACAAATTAAAATACGATAACAAAATAGATTTTTATTGTAAAATGGATATTACTAAATATGGAGTTAGTGATACCACACATTATAAAGGAAAACTTTATGGTTTCTGTGCTAAAATGTGCAAAGATGAGTTTTTGAAAAATCCTGAAATGTATTTGGCTAAAAAGTAA
- a CDS encoding helix-turn-helix domain-containing protein → MQSSLISICNMEDFSKSNYDIFYDSLKRFNIKFPFVEESHKHDFYSILFVDTCNGEIEIDNHKIYFNCPKVVIIQPNCISKINLHPDTSGKIISFTETFFSLRYNNNSLNDFSFFENGSKPYMSLDFHQKQHLQTFFELFEYEYNAILKDKTKALRSYLNILLVQLERIYNPQISNKTHNSKNEKIKEFEKLVEQYFRAHKMPSFYAEKLHVTPNYLNKICKNEVSKTAGDIVRKRITIEAQRLLHYTNLSINEIAHDLGFENVSYFITFFKKQTFVTPEQFRKDTSH, encoded by the coding sequence ATGCAATCAAGTCTTATCTCGATTTGCAATATGGAGGATTTTAGCAAAAGTAATTATGATATCTTTTATGATTCATTAAAAAGATTTAATATCAAATTCCCATTTGTTGAAGAATCGCACAAACACGATTTTTATTCTATTTTGTTTGTAGATACTTGCAATGGTGAGATTGAAATTGATAATCATAAAATCTACTTTAATTGCCCTAAAGTTGTTATTATTCAACCCAATTGCATATCTAAAATAAATTTACATCCCGATACATCGGGCAAAATTATATCTTTTACCGAAACCTTTTTTTCGTTGCGTTACAACAATAATTCATTAAATGATTTTTCATTTTTTGAGAATGGCAGCAAGCCTTATATGTCTTTAGACTTTCATCAAAAACAGCATTTACAAACATTTTTTGAATTGTTTGAATATGAATACAACGCAATACTTAAGGACAAAACAAAAGCATTACGCTCTTATTTAAACATTTTATTGGTGCAACTAGAACGCATTTACAATCCACAAATTAGTAACAAAACACACAATAGCAAAAATGAAAAAATAAAGGAGTTTGAAAAACTGGTGGAGCAATATTTTAGAGCGCATAAAATGCCATCATTTTATGCCGAAAAATTACATGTCACGCCAAATTATTTAAACAAAATTTGTAAAAATGAAGTAAGTAAAACCGCTGGAGATATTGTTAGAAAAAGAATTACCATTGAAGCACAACGCTTATTGCATTATACAAATTTATCAATCAACGAAATAGCACATGATTTAGGTTTTGAAAACGTATCTTATTTTATAACCTTTTTCAAAAAGCAAACGTTTGTCACGCCCGAACAATTCAGAAAAGACACAAGCCATTAA
- a CDS encoding SCO family protein — translation MRKIIWLLFLFITFGCSREPKKLPYLGNPITQGNDTIYPKINDFSFINQDSTIVTNKTFKNKIYVADFIFLSCPTICPKMNVELNKVYEVYKNNPKVNFLSHTIDPERDSIQRLKDYKTSLKLNENWHFVTGNKDSIFNIATKSYFTTAYPDVNEPGGLVHGGGLLLIDKNRHIRGVYDGTNPEETKRLINDIKLLLKE, via the coding sequence ATGAGAAAAATCATTTGGCTTTTATTTTTATTTATAACTTTTGGATGTTCTCGAGAACCAAAAAAATTACCTTATTTGGGAAATCCCATTACACAAGGTAATGATACTATATATCCAAAAATTAATGATTTTTCATTTATTAATCAAGACAGTACGATTGTCACAAACAAGACTTTTAAAAATAAAATTTATGTCGCCGACTTTATATTTCTCTCATGCCCAACAATTTGTCCAAAGATGAATGTTGAACTCAATAAAGTCTATGAGGTTTATAAAAACAATCCAAAAGTTAATTTTTTATCACATACAATTGATCCAGAAAGAGATAGTATACAAAGATTGAAAGATTATAAAACATCATTAAAATTAAATGAGAACTGGCATTTTGTTACAGGGAATAAAGATAGTATTTTCAATATTGCTACTAAAAGCTATTTTACTACGGCTTATCCTGACGTAAATGAACCTGGTGGTTTGGTTCATGGTGGAGGACTATTATTAATCGATAAAAATAGACATATTAGAGGTGTCTATGATGGAACAAATCCTGAAGAAACAAAACGTTTAATTAATGATATTAAATTATTATTGAAGGAATAG